One region of Limisphaera ngatamarikiensis genomic DNA includes:
- the sqr gene encoding type III sulfide quinone reductase, selenoprotein subtype, with the protein MKELLILGAGTAGTIVANRMRRELDPADWRIRVVDEEPRHFYQPGFLFVPFGIYTPQQVVRPKRRQLSAGVEVVEARAEVIEPDRRRVRLANGTELAYDLLVIATGTRPVPDQVEGMLGEDWGRRVFEFYTFEGAVRLGQALRDWRGGRLVVHVSEMPIKCPVAPLEFAFLADWWLRKRGLRDRTELVYVTPLSGAFTKPVASRVLGDLLDRKGIRVVTDFAVARVDAAAHKLVSWDDQEVPYDLLVTVPPNFGAEVIERSGLGDEMNFVPTDRHTLQARGQEHIFVLGDATDLPTSKAGSVAHFESEILTENLLAHIRGEPLPARFDGHANCFVETGFGKAVLLDFNYRLEPVPGRFPLPWVGPLRLLGESRINHWGKLAFEWIYWHWLLPGRPIPFVGPEMSLAGKQIPAGALTTEAAG; encoded by the coding sequence ATGAAAGAGTTGCTCATACTGGGTGCGGGAACCGCGGGAACGATCGTGGCCAACCGGATGCGACGGGAGCTCGATCCCGCGGATTGGCGCATTCGCGTGGTGGACGAAGAACCGCGACATTTTTACCAGCCGGGTTTTCTGTTCGTACCCTTCGGGATTTACACGCCCCAGCAGGTGGTGCGCCCGAAACGACGACAATTGAGCGCCGGTGTGGAGGTGGTCGAAGCGCGGGCCGAAGTGATCGAGCCGGATCGGCGCCGGGTCCGGCTGGCCAACGGCACGGAACTGGCATACGACCTGTTGGTGATCGCCACGGGGACGCGGCCGGTGCCGGATCAGGTGGAGGGGATGTTGGGTGAGGATTGGGGTCGTCGCGTATTCGAGTTTTACACCTTCGAGGGCGCGGTCCGGCTCGGCCAGGCGTTGCGCGACTGGCGCGGGGGACGACTCGTGGTGCACGTCAGTGAAATGCCCATCAAATGCCCGGTGGCACCGCTGGAGTTCGCCTTCCTGGCCGATTGGTGGCTGCGCAAGCGGGGCCTGCGCGACCGCACCGAACTGGTGTATGTGACGCCCCTGTCCGGCGCGTTCACCAAGCCCGTGGCGTCCCGAGTGTTGGGCGACCTCCTGGACCGCAAGGGCATTCGCGTGGTGACGGATTTCGCGGTGGCCCGGGTGGACGCCGCGGCGCACAAGCTTGTCAGTTGGGATGATCAGGAGGTGCCCTACGACCTCCTGGTCACCGTGCCGCCCAACTTCGGTGCCGAGGTGATCGAACGGTCCGGCCTGGGCGACGAGATGAATTTTGTCCCCACCGACCGGCACACGCTCCAGGCGCGCGGGCAGGAGCACATCTTCGTGTTGGGCGACGCGACCGATCTGCCCACCTCCAAGGCCGGTTCCGTGGCCCACTTTGAGTCGGAAATCCTCACCGAGAATCTTCTGGCCCACATTCGCGGCGAGCCGTTGCCGGCACGCTTCGACGGACACGCCAACTGCTTCGTGGAGACCGGTTTCGGCAAGGCCGTGCTGCTCGATTTCAATTATCGCCTGGAACCGGTCCCCGGCCGGTTCCCGCTGCCCTGGGTGGGACCGCTCCGCCTGCTGGGTGAGTCCCGCATCAATCACTGGGGTAAGCTGGCCTTTGAATGGATTTACTGGCACTGGCTGTTGCCGGGGCGACCGATCCCGTTCGTGGGACCGGAAATGTCGCTGGCCGGCAAGCAGATCCCGGCCGGCGCCCTGACCACGGAGGCGGCCGGCTAA
- a CDS encoding TusE/DsrC/DsvC family sulfur relay protein yields the protein MPEKVIAGQTVTVDDEGYLTNPAQWNRAIAEEIARELGIQLTDAHWKVIDFIRKDFQERGTVPGMRRINKVAGIATKDLYTLFPDGPIKKAARIAGCPKPTSCV from the coding sequence ATGCCCGAGAAAGTCATCGCTGGACAAACCGTCACCGTGGACGACGAGGGATACCTCACCAACCCGGCTCAATGGAACCGCGCGATCGCGGAGGAGATCGCACGGGAGCTGGGCATTCAACTGACCGACGCACACTGGAAGGTCATCGACTTCATCCGCAAGGACTTCCAGGAACGCGGCACCGTGCCCGGCATGCGCCGGATCAACAAGGTGGCCGGCATCGCCACCAAGGACCTGTACACCCTCTTTCCGGATGGTCCCATCAAAAAGGCCGCCCGCATCGCGGGTTGCCCGAAACCGACCAGTTGTGTCTAA
- a CDS encoding DsrE/DsrF/DrsH-like family protein, whose translation MNTTAERPRKVSIIVSRGTLDGVYPGLILANGARMEGIEADLFFTFFGLYAVLKGFQDKLRIATVGNPALRVPHAKGFPLPTLLGALPGMSAFATAMMKKEMEKLDIPPVSEFIQMIHEAGGHIFACKATVEMFHLTPDDFCPEVEKVLTVGEFYERSAGAQIIFT comes from the coding sequence ATGAACACGACGGCTGAACGTCCCCGCAAGGTCTCCATCATCGTTTCCCGGGGCACACTCGACGGGGTCTACCCGGGACTCATCCTGGCGAACGGCGCCCGGATGGAAGGCATCGAGGCCGACCTGTTCTTCACCTTCTTCGGTCTCTACGCGGTGCTCAAAGGGTTCCAGGACAAGCTCCGCATCGCCACGGTGGGCAACCCGGCCCTGCGCGTCCCCCACGCCAAGGGATTTCCGCTGCCCACGTTGTTGGGCGCGTTGCCCGGCATGTCCGCCTTCGCCACCGCCATGATGAAGAAAGAAATGGAAAAACTCGACATTCCGCCCGTGTCCGAGTTCATCCAGATGATTCACGAGGCCGGCGGACATATCTTCGCCTGCAAAGCCACCGTCGAGATGTTCCACCTGACACCCGACGATTTCTGTCCCGAGGTGGAGAAGGTGCTGACCGTGGGCGAGTTTTACGAACGTTCCGCAGGCGCCCAGATCATCTTTACCTGA
- a CDS encoding glycoside hydrolase family 43 protein codes for MDRLTWQQGWKHRWTLWVFAWTALGLLATVIAVAGSAPEARARNPILWMDVPDVAVIRVGDTYYMSSTTMHMSPGLPLMRSRDLVQWELVNYAHEVLEDSDALSLRNGQNAYGGGSWASSLRYHNGTYYVTTFSHTTGRTYVFQTDNIEKGSWRRSSFRPALHDHSLHFEDDGRVFMVHGAGDIWLTELEPDLSGIKPGGIHQVIISNASRVAGPNIGLPAEGSQLRKIRGKYYLNLITWPRGGMRTQLIFRSDRLTGPYEGRVALQDRGVAQGGLIDTPDGRWFALLFQDHGAVGRTPFLVPVRWEQDWPVYGVDGKVPDTLDLPAPRDPLSNVVISDEFDRRPGDPPLPLAWQWNHNPDPRFWSVTERPGWLRLRTGRVDRDLLEARNTLTQRTFGPECAGWTRVDVSGLKEGDHAGLALLQRRFGQLAVVREDGQRWLILRHAEKDTPVVAERIPYESDTVWLGVVCDFRNLADVAQFHYSQDGRDWKPIGPRIRLTYTLPHFMGYRFALFAYATREPGGHADFDFFRVGSGLPR; via the coding sequence ATGGACAGGTTGACCTGGCAGCAGGGGTGGAAACACCGATGGACCCTGTGGGTGTTCGCATGGACGGCCCTGGGGCTGCTGGCAACGGTGATCGCCGTGGCGGGATCCGCGCCGGAGGCCCGGGCACGCAACCCCATTCTCTGGATGGACGTCCCCGACGTGGCCGTGATCCGCGTCGGCGACACCTACTACATGAGCAGCACCACCATGCATATGAGTCCCGGCCTGCCCTTGATGCGATCCCGGGACCTCGTTCAGTGGGAGCTGGTCAACTATGCCCATGAAGTTCTGGAAGACAGTGACGCGTTGAGTTTGCGGAACGGGCAGAACGCCTACGGCGGCGGTTCCTGGGCCAGCAGTCTGCGATACCACAACGGCACCTACTACGTCACCACGTTTTCCCACACCACGGGCCGGACCTACGTCTTCCAAACCGACAACATCGAAAAAGGGTCCTGGAGGCGCTCTTCCTTTCGGCCGGCCCTGCACGATCACTCCCTCCACTTCGAGGATGATGGTCGGGTGTTCATGGTCCACGGCGCCGGTGACATCTGGCTGACGGAATTGGAACCCGACCTGAGCGGGATCAAGCCGGGCGGTATCCATCAGGTGATCATTTCGAATGCCAGCCGGGTGGCGGGGCCCAACATCGGCCTGCCGGCCGAAGGTTCGCAACTGCGCAAGATCCGTGGGAAATATTATCTGAACCTGATCACCTGGCCTCGCGGCGGCATGCGGACCCAGTTGATCTTTCGGTCCGACCGGCTCACGGGCCCTTATGAAGGTCGGGTGGCCCTGCAGGACCGGGGGGTGGCCCAGGGTGGATTGATCGACACGCCGGACGGGCGCTGGTTCGCCCTGTTGTTTCAAGATCACGGGGCCGTGGGGCGAACGCCGTTCCTGGTGCCCGTGCGGTGGGAGCAGGACTGGCCCGTCTACGGCGTGGACGGCAAGGTCCCGGACACGCTCGATCTGCCCGCACCCCGGGACCCGCTCTCCAACGTCGTGATTTCGGACGAGTTCGACCGCCGGCCCGGTGACCCGCCCCTGCCACTGGCATGGCAATGGAATCACAACCCCGACCCCCGCTTCTGGTCGGTGACCGAGCGGCCCGGTTGGTTGCGTCTCCGGACCGGTCGGGTGGACAGGGACCTTCTCGAAGCACGCAACACACTGACCCAGCGGACATTCGGCCCCGAATGCGCCGGTTGGACGCGGGTGGATGTGTCAGGGCTGAAAGAGGGTGATCATGCCGGGTTGGCCCTGCTGCAGCGCCGGTTCGGTCAACTCGCAGTGGTGAGGGAGGACGGGCAGCGCTGGTTGATCCTCCGGCATGCGGAAAAAGACACGCCCGTGGTTGCCGAACGAATCCCGTACGAGAGTGACACCGTGTGGCTGGGCGTGGTTTGCGACTTCCGGAATCTGGCGGATGTGGCGCAATTCCATTACAGCCAGGACGGCCGCGATTGGAAACCCATCGGACCTCGAATCCGGTTGACCTACACGCTCCCGCATTTCATGGGCTACCGGTTTGCCCTCTTCGCCTACGCCACCCGCGAGCCGGGCGGCCATGCCGATTTCGACTTTTTCCGCGTGGGCAGCGGGTTGCCCCGGTGA
- a CDS encoding lamin tail domain-containing protein — MVTLVPPASTWRWLKGTREASEPDPTAWRWPAFDDSGWLESPMPFWYGDVQPEPGTQLTDMRGNYTCIFLRRTFTVDRPASITALRLDLLSDDGCIVWINGVEVARFNMPEGFVPYNGTSLPALPEPIPWVTYQPGPPATLLQPGTNVLAVQAFNSSLGNSSDFVIHVQLEAALDNTPPTLTLVWPPPGSRVTSLARVEVAFSEPVSGVDPADLLLNGQPATNVVMVAPDQYVFEFHPAPTGTVSVTWAANHGIVDQVGLPFEPPTWTYTVDPRAALQSVWINEFLASNSGRAPDAVRDELGNSPDWIELYNASEDWVDLGGWGLTDNAAQPFKWRFPQGTVLGPRAYLLVLASGRNTNVNGRLHTNFRLSSSPGYLGLYAPDGQAVSAFSPNYPQQYTDISYGRDRVEPDRLGYFTQPTPGAPNATRGEGFGPEVRASRVPGTFLTPFALELSVPDPGNWEIRYLIVTTNVPATSPAPTNVPTAQSPLYTGPILVTNSMIVRARAFPKQPGFFPGPPVSYPYVRISAAAAAFTSPLPILLIHNLGGGAFPSTQPRLDRESILMVFHPIGGVASLTNPPALVTRAGVNVRGSSTAWLPQKSFAVETWDEFNDDKDVELLGLPAESDWVLYAQNQYDPSFLHNPLAHAWSRLIGRYSPRTRFAEVFVNTTGGTVQFSSPAGGDYHGLYTVLEKIKRNKQRVAVTRLDPGVTDPPAVTGGYILKVDRADPDERTFYDPYLETSVVYVDPPGLEMATPARLAQAQYIQNYLLGFGAALTSPQWTNPVSGYRPWIDVASWIDHHLLNVLALNVDALRLSAYFFKQRGAPLEMGPLWDFDRSMGTSADGDLRAFNPRSWMGSVGLGGGSDFGTDFFNAADVFPNGWYRRLFRDPDFWQAWIDRWQELRRGPFQTTNLFALVDEFANAVSPVHYRQVQRWSGSAPRAGWVTAAGYAHNFPGTYAGEVAFLKRWLTDRLQFIDTNFLAAPELDRPAGSVPAGTVVRLRTATPRAGTTTYYTLDGSDPRLPGGGISPRALAGSGDILLTVSTNLCVVARNYNPQHQNLTGARNPPISSPWSGPVRATYVVQTPPLQLTEIMYHPAADGTVDDPEQLEFLELKNTGTAPLYLPGFRFTAGIQFVFDPTNAPVSLAPGEYLVLVRNRAAFQQRYPGVTRVAGPYAGALANEGERLVLEGPLGEPVWEVTYKDHWYRATDGAGFSLVPVTEGILGSQAGAWRPSANPGGSPGQPDPQPAPIPPVVINEALTHTDPPLVDLVELHNPTAEPADISGWFLTDDRSQPRKYVFPPGSVIPPFGYRVVDATAFGTGPFAFNLSSLGEEVWLFSGDGTNLTGYAHGFSFGAAANGVSFGRHVDSLGREHFVAQTVNTPGAPNAGPRVGPIVINEIMFEPPATPPYADTVHEYVELYNLTDQPVPLYDPAHPTNTWRVEGLGYVFPPGVILGPRSYLLLVTFDPEADPISTAMFRRRYGLSNDVRLLGPVPGRLANEGERLALLRPDPPQTLPNPFIGYVPYVLVDEVEYEPGAPWPESAAGTGASLQKRRVWLFGNDPASWEVGPPTPGAPNLSEARDDTDGDGLPDAWELAHGLDPNSAEGDNGPTGDPDGDGMNNFQEYIAGTHPRDPASLLTLTAAPAGPEMIELTFQGQPGRVYYLQRATHLDGPWALLRTLPGPETPGPVRVWEEVGIEPGAFYRLVVVLAP; from the coding sequence GTGGTCACACTCGTTCCACCGGCCAGCACGTGGCGATGGCTCAAGGGCACCCGCGAAGCTTCAGAGCCCGATCCCACTGCCTGGCGATGGCCGGCCTTTGACGATTCCGGCTGGTTGGAATCCCCCATGCCGTTCTGGTACGGGGATGTCCAACCCGAGCCGGGCACGCAGCTGACCGACATGCGCGGCAATTACACCTGCATTTTCCTGCGACGCACCTTCACCGTGGATCGCCCGGCGTCGATCACGGCCCTTCGCTTGGATTTACTGAGCGACGACGGTTGCATCGTTTGGATCAACGGGGTTGAGGTGGCGCGCTTCAACATGCCGGAAGGTTTTGTGCCCTACAATGGCACGTCGCTGCCGGCTCTGCCGGAACCGATCCCGTGGGTCACCTACCAGCCCGGGCCGCCCGCCACTCTGCTCCAACCCGGCACCAACGTGCTGGCCGTCCAGGCTTTCAACTCGAGTCTGGGCAATTCCTCGGACTTTGTGATTCACGTGCAATTGGAGGCCGCCCTGGACAACACGCCGCCGACGCTCACCCTGGTCTGGCCTCCGCCGGGCAGCCGGGTAACCTCGCTGGCACGGGTCGAGGTGGCGTTTTCCGAACCCGTGTCGGGGGTGGACCCTGCGGACCTGCTTCTGAACGGGCAACCGGCCACCAACGTGGTGATGGTGGCTCCGGATCAGTACGTGTTCGAATTCCACCCGGCACCCACCGGCACGGTGTCCGTCACCTGGGCCGCCAACCACGGTATTGTGGATCAGGTCGGCCTGCCGTTTGAACCGCCGACCTGGACCTACACCGTGGATCCCCGGGCCGCATTGCAAAGCGTGTGGATCAACGAGTTCCTCGCCTCCAACAGTGGTCGGGCACCTGATGCGGTTCGCGACGAACTGGGCAACAGCCCGGATTGGATCGAACTTTACAACGCATCCGAGGACTGGGTGGACCTTGGCGGCTGGGGTCTTACGGACAATGCCGCGCAACCGTTCAAGTGGCGCTTTCCGCAGGGAACCGTTCTCGGACCGCGAGCGTATCTGTTGGTGCTTGCCTCGGGCCGCAACACCAACGTCAACGGCCGCCTCCATACCAATTTCCGTCTCTCCTCCAGCCCGGGTTACCTCGGCCTGTATGCACCGGATGGACAGGCCGTGTCCGCCTTCAGCCCCAATTACCCCCAGCAATACACCGATATTTCCTACGGTCGCGACCGCGTCGAGCCGGATCGGCTCGGCTATTTCACCCAGCCCACACCGGGTGCGCCCAATGCCACGCGCGGCGAAGGGTTCGGCCCGGAGGTACGCGCCTCGCGGGTACCGGGCACATTCCTCACACCATTTGCGCTCGAGTTGAGCGTCCCCGATCCCGGGAACTGGGAAATCCGCTACCTCATCGTGACGACCAACGTGCCCGCCACATCCCCGGCTCCGACCAACGTCCCCACCGCCCAATCGCCGCTGTACACCGGACCCATCCTCGTGACCAACAGCATGATCGTCCGGGCGCGGGCGTTTCCCAAACAGCCGGGGTTCTTCCCCGGCCCGCCCGTGAGTTATCCCTATGTCCGGATCAGTGCCGCCGCCGCGGCGTTCACCTCGCCCCTGCCCATCCTGCTCATCCACAACCTCGGCGGCGGGGCTTTCCCCAGCACCCAACCGCGGCTCGACCGGGAAAGCATCCTGATGGTCTTTCATCCCATCGGGGGTGTGGCTTCGCTGACCAATCCCCCCGCCCTTGTGACCCGCGCCGGTGTGAATGTGCGGGGCAGCAGCACCGCATGGCTGCCCCAGAAAAGTTTCGCCGTGGAGACCTGGGACGAATTCAATGACGACAAGGACGTGGAACTGCTCGGTCTTCCGGCCGAGTCCGACTGGGTCTTGTACGCCCAAAACCAGTACGATCCATCCTTCCTTCACAACCCCCTGGCCCACGCATGGAGCCGTCTCATCGGCCGATACTCCCCGCGCACGCGTTTTGCCGAGGTCTTCGTGAACACCACGGGCGGCACCGTGCAGTTCAGTTCCCCCGCCGGGGGCGATTATCACGGGCTCTACACCGTGCTCGAAAAAATCAAACGCAACAAGCAACGCGTGGCCGTGACACGGCTCGATCCGGGCGTCACCGATCCCCCGGCCGTCACCGGCGGTTACATCCTCAAAGTGGACCGCGCCGATCCCGACGAACGCACCTTTTACGACCCGTACCTGGAGACCAGCGTTGTGTATGTGGATCCGCCCGGCCTGGAGATGGCCACCCCCGCCCGACTCGCCCAGGCACAGTACATCCAGAACTATCTCCTGGGCTTCGGCGCGGCCCTTACGAGCCCCCAGTGGACCAACCCCGTGTCGGGCTATCGGCCATGGATCGACGTTGCTTCGTGGATTGACCACCACCTGCTCAACGTGCTCGCTCTGAACGTGGACGCACTCCGGTTGAGCGCCTATTTCTTCAAGCAACGCGGGGCCCCGCTGGAGATGGGACCGCTCTGGGACTTCGACCGTTCCATGGGCACCTCCGCTGATGGCGACCTGCGCGCCTTCAATCCACGGTCCTGGATGGGTTCGGTCGGCCTCGGCGGAGGCTCCGACTTCGGGACGGACTTCTTCAACGCGGCGGATGTCTTCCCCAACGGTTGGTACCGGCGCCTGTTTCGCGATCCTGATTTTTGGCAGGCGTGGATTGATCGCTGGCAGGAGCTGCGCCGCGGCCCCTTCCAAACCACCAACCTGTTTGCCCTGGTGGACGAGTTCGCCAATGCGGTCAGTCCGGTGCACTATCGCCAGGTCCAGCGTTGGTCGGGTTCGGCCCCGCGCGCAGGCTGGGTCACCGCCGCCGGCTATGCCCACAATTTCCCGGGCACTTACGCAGGCGAGGTCGCCTTCCTCAAACGCTGGTTGACCGACCGACTGCAGTTCATTGACACCAACTTCCTGGCGGCACCGGAGCTGGATCGACCGGCCGGTTCCGTCCCCGCCGGCACCGTGGTCCGTCTCCGCACCGCCACCCCCAGGGCCGGCACCACCACCTACTACACCCTCGACGGTTCCGACCCGCGCCTGCCCGGCGGCGGGATTTCACCCCGTGCCCTCGCCGGATCCGGTGACATCCTGTTGACGGTCTCCACCAATCTCTGTGTCGTGGCCCGCAATTACAACCCGCAACACCAGAACCTGACCGGCGCACGCAACCCGCCCATCTCCAGCCCGTGGTCAGGACCCGTCCGGGCCACTTACGTCGTGCAAACGCCGCCGCTCCAACTGACCGAGATCATGTATCACCCGGCCGCGGACGGGACCGTGGATGACCCCGAACAGCTCGAGTTCCTGGAACTCAAGAATACCGGCACCGCCCCGTTGTACCTGCCCGGGTTCCGTTTCACCGCCGGGATTCAATTCGTCTTCGATCCCACCAACGCCCCGGTGTCTCTCGCGCCGGGCGAGTATCTGGTGCTGGTACGGAACCGTGCAGCGTTTCAACAGCGTTATCCCGGGGTCACCCGAGTGGCCGGCCCGTACGCGGGCGCTCTCGCGAATGAAGGGGAACGGCTCGTCCTGGAGGGCCCCCTGGGTGAGCCGGTCTGGGAAGTCACCTACAAGGACCATTGGTACCGGGCCACCGACGGCGCGGGTTTCTCTCTGGTACCCGTGACCGAAGGTATCCTCGGCAGTCAGGCCGGGGCATGGCGCCCCAGCGCCAACCCCGGTGGTTCCCCGGGCCAACCCGACCCACAGCCCGCCCCAATCCCACCCGTTGTCATCAACGAAGCGCTGACTCATACGGACCCGCCGCTGGTTGACCTGGTGGAACTGCACAACCCCACTGCTGAACCCGCTGACATCAGTGGCTGGTTCCTTACGGACGATCGAAGTCAGCCGCGGAAATATGTTTTTCCGCCGGGCTCGGTCATTCCGCCGTTCGGTTATCGGGTGGTGGATGCCACGGCCTTCGGGACCGGACCGTTCGCCTTCAATCTCAGTTCGCTGGGCGAGGAGGTTTGGTTGTTCTCCGGAGACGGCACCAACCTCACCGGCTATGCGCATGGATTTTCGTTCGGCGCAGCGGCCAATGGAGTGAGTTTCGGCCGGCATGTGGACAGCCTGGGGCGCGAACATTTCGTGGCGCAAACGGTCAACACGCCGGGCGCACCCAACGCCGGTCCGCGCGTGGGTCCCATTGTCATCAACGAAATCATGTTCGAACCCCCGGCCACACCGCCCTACGCGGACACCGTGCATGAGTACGTGGAACTTTACAATCTCACCGACCAACCGGTCCCTCTTTATGACCCCGCCCATCCCACGAACACCTGGCGTGTGGAGGGACTCGGATACGTCTTTCCGCCCGGCGTGATCCTGGGACCCCGCAGTTATTTGTTGCTGGTGACCTTTGATCCAGAGGCCGACCCCATCAGCACCGCGATGTTCCGTCGCCGTTATGGTTTGTCCAACGACGTTCGACTCCTGGGACCGGTCCCGGGCCGGCTCGCCAACGAAGGTGAGCGCCTGGCCCTGCTGCGACCCGACCCACCTCAAACCCTGCCCAATCCGTTCATCGGTTACGTGCCCTACGTGCTCGTGGATGAAGTGGAATACGAGCCGGGTGCCCCCTGGCCGGAAAGCGCTGCCGGGACGGGCGCTTCGCTGCAAAAACGGCGTGTCTGGCTCTTTGGCAATGACCCGGCCTCGTGGGAGGTGGGGCCACCCACACCCGGCGCACCGAATCTGTCGGAAGCCCGGGACGACACGGACGGGGACGGCCTGCCAGATGCCTGGGAGTTGGCCCACGGCTTGGATCCCAATTCCGCCGAGGGTGATAACGGGCCCACCGGCGACCCCGATGGCGACGGTATGAACAACTTCCAGGAGTACATCGCTGGCACCCATCCGCGCGATCCCGCCAGTCTTCTAACCCTGACCGCCGCCCCCGCCGGCCCGGAAATGATCGAGCTGACGTTCCAGGGGCAGCCCGGTCGGGTTTACTATCTACAACGCGCCACCCATCTGGACGGTCCATGGGCCTTGCTCCGCACCCTGCCGGGCCCCGAGACCCCCGGCCCCGTCCGGGTCTGGGAGGAGGTCGGCATCGAGCCAGGGGCGTTTTACCGGCTCGTGGTGGTCCTGGCGCCGTGA
- the argF gene encoding ornithine carbamoyltransferase: MRHLLSIEGLSAAEMEHLLAEATVMKRERGRHTAQPLRGQIWALIFSKSSTRTRVSFEVGIRELGGQSLFLNASDIQLGRGEPICDTARVLGRMVHGTVFRTYAQADVEEFARFAGIPTINALTDEEHPCQILADLFTIQEKRPGPWSEKVVTFVGDGACNVATSWVFAAGRLGFELRVASPRAFQPPADILRRAGGRVVCTEDVRAAARGADVLYTDVWVSMGKEAEAAERLRVFQGYQINQALVALAKPGALVMHCLPAYRGKEIDAETFEAHAQTIFDQAENRLHVQKAILAWVIR; encoded by the coding sequence GTGAGACACTTGTTGAGCATTGAAGGTTTGAGCGCCGCAGAGATGGAACACCTGCTGGCGGAGGCAACGGTGATGAAACGGGAACGCGGCCGACACACCGCCCAACCGCTTCGGGGCCAGATCTGGGCCCTCATCTTCTCCAAATCCTCCACCCGGACCCGCGTATCCTTCGAGGTGGGCATTCGCGAATTGGGCGGGCAATCGCTTTTCTTGAACGCCTCGGACATCCAGCTCGGCCGGGGCGAACCCATCTGCGACACGGCCCGCGTGCTCGGGCGCATGGTCCATGGCACCGTCTTTCGCACCTACGCGCAGGCCGACGTGGAAGAGTTTGCCCGTTTTGCCGGGATCCCCACCATCAACGCCCTCACCGATGAAGAACATCCCTGCCAGATCCTGGCCGACCTTTTCACCATTCAAGAAAAACGTCCCGGCCCGTGGTCGGAAAAGGTGGTGACCTTCGTGGGCGATGGTGCCTGCAACGTGGCGACGTCCTGGGTGTTTGCGGCGGGTCGACTCGGTTTCGAGTTGCGTGTGGCGTCGCCCCGGGCCTTCCAGCCCCCGGCGGACATTCTGCGCAGGGCCGGTGGACGCGTGGTTTGCACCGAGGATGTGCGGGCCGCCGCGCGCGGTGCGGATGTCCTGTACACCGACGTGTGGGTGTCCATGGGCAAGGAGGCCGAGGCAGCCGAACGCCTCCGCGTGTTTCAAGGATATCAGATCAATCAGGCGCTGGTTGCCCTGGCCAAACCCGGTGCGCTGGTCATGCATTGCCTGCCCGCCTACCGCGGCAAGGAAATCGACGCGGAAACCTTCGAGGCGCACGCACAAACGATCTTTGATCAGGCGGAAAACCGGTTGCACGTGCAGAAGGCCATCCTGGCCTGGGTGATCCGCTGA
- a CDS encoding mandelate racemase/muconate lactonizing enzyme family protein: MSTRIAAVEAHPVVYPTRGWFKFLEGPRGRRPARASVVVKITADNGVVGWGQSIPLHRWSYETLETVLTTLQHYLAPELVGLDVFDPEAVHAAMNRVIAPSFSTGQPICKAGVDLALFDLMGRLTGRTAAQLWNRPARDRLTLSWTVNVRTLEEAEQVVAEGRALGYRHFNVKVAPDPQFDLELCRLVKRLVPDGFLWADANGGYDEATALEVAPKLADAGVAVLEQPLPAARLTGYRRLRQQGALPILMDEGVVSHVELEEFIRLELLDGVAMKVARCGGLTEARKQIQMLENAGLMWLGSGLTDPDLSLAACLQLYAAHGLEKPAALNGPQFLRGTILREPIRVENGEALVPQGPGLGVEVEPERLTRPLTDQP; encoded by the coding sequence ATGAGCACGCGCATTGCCGCCGTGGAGGCCCACCCCGTGGTGTATCCCACACGCGGGTGGTTCAAGTTCCTGGAAGGGCCCCGGGGCCGCCGTCCGGCCCGCGCCTCAGTGGTGGTAAAAATCACCGCGGACAACGGAGTGGTGGGCTGGGGCCAGAGCATTCCCCTGCATCGCTGGAGTTATGAGACGCTGGAGACGGTCCTCACCACGCTGCAGCATTACCTCGCGCCGGAACTGGTGGGGCTGGACGTGTTCGATCCGGAGGCGGTCCATGCCGCGATGAACCGCGTCATCGCCCCGTCGTTTTCCACCGGACAACCGATCTGCAAGGCCGGGGTGGACCTGGCGTTGTTTGACCTGATGGGCCGGTTGACAGGCCGCACCGCGGCGCAGCTATGGAACCGGCCGGCCCGGGATCGGCTCACCCTGAGCTGGACGGTCAACGTTCGAACGCTGGAGGAGGCCGAGCAGGTTGTCGCAGAGGGACGCGCCCTTGGCTACCGCCACTTCAACGTCAAGGTCGCGCCGGATCCGCAATTCGACCTGGAATTGTGTCGGCTGGTCAAACGGTTGGTGCCGGACGGGTTTTTATGGGCCGACGCCAACGGCGGTTACGACGAAGCCACCGCCCTGGAGGTGGCTCCGAAACTGGCCGACGCAGGCGTGGCGGTGCTGGAACAACCACTACCGGCTGCGCGACTCACCGGATACCGTCGGCTCCGGCAACAGGGTGCCCTGCCCATCCTCATGGACGAGGGCGTGGTCTCGCATGTCGAACTCGAGGAGTTCATCCGCCTGGAACTGCTCGACGGAGTGGCGATGAAGGTCGCCCGGTGCGGCGGCCTGACGGAGGCGCGCAAACAGATTCAGATGCTCGAAAACGCAGGCCTCATGTGGTTGGGCAGCGGACTGACGGACCCCGACCTTTCACTGGCCGCCTGCCTCCAACTGTACGCCGCACACGGCCTGGAAAAACCGGCCGCGTTGAATGGACCCCAGTTCCTCCGCGGCACCATCCTCCGCGAACCCATCCGCGTCGAAAACGGCGAGGCCCTCGTCCCTCAAGGCCCGGGCCTCGGCGTGGAGGTGGAGCCCGAACGGTTAACGCGGCCCCTGACGGACCAACCCTAG